Part of the Hippea jasoniae genome, ACTGTATATCGAGAAATCTTGGTTGGCAAAGGAATTGGTCCCTTAACCTTCGCTCCGGTCTTTTTAATAACCTCAATAATATCCTTCACAGAGCTATCAAGGAGGTCAGACTCAAAAGATTTAAGTTTTAGCCTGATTCTCTGTTGTTCCATAGCTACCACCCTCTTACTCCAATATCTCCGTTATTACACCAGCACCTACTGTTCTACCGCCTTCCCTGATAGCAAAGCGTGTCTCTTTCTCTAAAGCAACAGGTGCAATGAGTTCAACGGTTAGCTCAACATTGTCTCCTGGCATGACCATCTCAACGCCTTCTGGTAGTTTGATTGTGCCTGTTACATCTGTTGTTCTGATGTAGAACTGAGGTCTGTAGCCATCAAAGAATGGTGTATGTCTTCCACCTTCATCCTTTGTAAGAACATAGACCTGAGCTTTGAATTTCTTGTGTGGTGTGATGGAGCCTGGTTTGGCTAAGACCATACCTCTTTCAACTTCCTCTTTCTTGATACCCCTTAGAAGCACTACTACATTGTCTCCTGCTATTGCCTCATCAAGGATCTTTCTGAACA contains:
- a CDS encoding EF-Tu C-terminal domain-related protein, encoding DKPFLMPIEDIFTISGRGTVVTGRVERGTLKPGEEVEIVGFRETRKTVATSLEMFRKILDEAIAGDNVVVLLRGIKKEEVERGMVLAKPGSITPHKKFKAQVYVLTKDEGGRHTPFFDGYRPQFYIRTTDVTGTIKLPEGVEMVMPGDNVELTVELIAPVALEKETRFAIREGGRTVGAGVITEILE